The Streptomyces sp. NBC_00224 genome contains the following window.
CCCCAACATGCGGACCGAGAGCGGCGCCCAGCAGCAGCACCAGATATGCGGCCAGCAGGAGAAGCTGACCAAGGAGTACGGCAAGGCTCCCCGGCTCTTCCGGCCGCCGTACGGCAACTGGAACGAGGGGACGCGCGCGGCGGCCAAGGCGTGCGGGATCCAGTCGATCGTGCTGTGGCGCGAGTCGATGCAGATCCAGAACATGCAGTACCAGCGCGGCGACAAGAAGCTCCATCCCGGCGACATCATCCTGGCCCACTTCCGCGGCAAGAGTGAGCTCAAGGGCCACACGATGACCGAGATGACGGCGAACATGCTCCGCCACATCCAGGAACAGGGCTTCGCGGTGGCGCGCCTGGAGGACTACGTCTAGGCCTGTGACCTGTTGGCCGGGCAGCCGGAAAAAATCTTCGGAAGAAATCCGCGGGTCGTGTCGAATCCGGGTCCGGCCGTTCGACGTATGAGTGAGAGGCGGGGAACAGCCCCGCAGCCACCCCTCCGGGCTTCCGGACGTTTCGAGGAGAACACCATGCCGCGCTACCTGTCGATGGTCCGCATCAACGAGACCGACGCCCCCGCCGAGGGTCCGAGCGCCGAGCTGATGGAGCGGATGGGCAGTCTGATCGAGGAGATGACCAAGGCCGGGGTCCTGCTCGACACCGCCGGGCTCACCCCCACCGCCCAGGGCACCAGGGTCACCTGGTCGGGCGGGAAGCTCTCGACGACCGACGGGCCGTTCACCGAGTCCAAGGAGGTCGTCGGCGGCTACGCGCTCATGCAGTGCAAGGACAAGGCCGAGGCGATCGAATGGGCCAAGCGGTTCCTGACGATCCACGAGGAGCACTGGACGGTCACCTCCGAGATCCGCGAGATCTTCGAGGGCTGAGAGCCTGTCTTCGAACCCCCGCCTGCGCCCCGACGCCCGGCACGCACGGCTCTGAGGCCGCGTCCCCGGCCCGGCGCCGATTGCCGATGCGCCGCGCGGGTGCTCTGATGACTGCCCGTGAGCACAGAAAAGGACGCGGTCGAAGCCGTCTTCCGGATCGAGTCCCCGCGCGTCATCGCGGCCGTCGCCCGGATCGTCCGGGACGTCGGCATCGCCGAGGAGCTGGCGCAGGACGCGCTGGTCGCCGCCCTGGAGCGGTGGCCGGAGACAGGGGTCCCGGACAACCCGGGCGCCTGGCTCACGGCCACCGCCAGGCACCGGGCCGTCGACCTGGTGCGCCGCCGCGAGACGTACGCGCGCAAGCTCGCCGAGATCGGCCGCGACCTCGACGAGGCGGTGGCGGAGCCGGAGTTCGCGGTCGCCGAGGACCCGGACGCGATCGACGACGACCTGCTCCGGCTGATCTTCACCGCCTGCCACCCGGTGCTCTCCACCGAGGCGCGCATCGCCCTGACGCTGCGGCTGCTCGGCGGGCTGACGACCGACGAGATCGCCCGCGCCCTCCTCGCCCAGGAGCCGACCGTCGCCCAGCGGATCTCCCGCGCCAAGCGGTCGCTGGCCAGGGCGGGAGTGCCGTTCGAGGTGCCGTACGGCCCGGAGCGCGCCGCGCGGCTCGCATCCGTCCTGGAGGTCGTCTACCTCGTCTTCAACGAGGGTTACTCGGCGACGGCCGGTGACGACCTGGTGCGCCCGGCGCTGTGCGAGGACGCGCTGCGGCTCGTACGGGTGCTGGCCGGGCTCGTGCCCGAGGAGCCCGAGGTCCACGCGCTGGCCGCGCTCCTGGAGATCCAGGCGTCGCGGACGCACACGCGCACGGACGCGACGGGTGCCCCCGTGCTGCTCGCCGACCAGAACCGCTCCCGCTGGAACCGGCTGCTGATCCGGCGCGGCTTCGCGGCGCTGACCCGCGCGGGCGAACTCGGCGGCGCCCCCGGCCCGTACGCGCTCCAGGCCGCCATCGCCGCCTGCCACGCACAGGCCGCCTCGTACGAGGAGACCGACTGGGCGGCGATCGCCACGCTCTACCGGCGGCTCGCGGCGATCGCCCCCTCCCCGGTGGTGGAGCTGAACCGGGCGGTCGCCGTGTCGATGGCCGAGGGCCCCGCGGCGGGCCTGGCGATCGTGGACGCCCTCGCCGCCGACCCGGCCCTGCGCGGCTACCACCTGCTGCCGAGCGTCCGGGGCGACCTGCTGAGACGCCTCGGGCGTACGGAGGAGGCCCGCGCGGAGTTCACCCGCGCGGCGGAGCTGACGCGCAACGAACGCGAGCGGGAGCTGCTGCGGGCGCGCGCGGCGGGCTGATATCCGGGCGGCGGACGCGGGCCCGGCGATGAGTTTCCCGTACGGCCCCGGTCTACCTTCCAGACCCGCCGGCACCCGCGCCGGAGGGCCGGTCGAGAGGGAGGCGGCACCCATGTCCGCTCAGAAGATCACGACGTTCCTGTGGTTCGAGGACAAGGCCGAGGAGGCCGCGCGGTTCTACGTCTCCGTCTTCGGCGGGGACTCGCGGATCGTCGAGACCACGCGGTACCCGGAGGCCATCCCGGACCAGGGCGGCTCGGTGATGACGGTCGTCTTCGAGCTGGCCGGCCAGCAGTACACGGTGCTCAACGGCGGCAAGCAGAACTGGTCCTTCAACGAGTCCATCTCGCTCTCCGTCGACTGCGGGTCCCAGGAAGAGGTCGACGACCTCTGGGCCAAGCTGACCGCCGACGGCGGCGAGCCGGGGCCGTGCGGCTGGCTGAAGGACAAGTACGGCCTGTCCTGGCAGATCGTGCCGCGCTATCTGAGCGAGAGGATCAGCTCGGACGACCGGGCGGCGGTGGACCGCATGGTGGGCGCGATGATGAAGATGGGGAAGCTGGACGTGGCGGCGCTGAAGGCGGCGTACGAGGGGGAGTAGGGGGCGCGGGGGGTTTGCCCATGGGTCCGCTCACGGCCGGTGCAGCAGCTCCACCACACCGGCCAGGCCCTCGTCGCCGTGCCCGTCCGCGACACGGCGGCGCATCAGCTCGAAGAGCGGGGCGAGCAGTTCGGTGCTCACGCCCTGGGCGCGGCCGAGGTCGCCGAGCGCGTCGTGGGCGACCTGCATGGCGAGGTTGGACCCCGCCGCCGGGTACGCGCCCTTGGCGGCCTGGGCCGCCATCTCCGGCAGGGCGCCGGTCATGGCGTGCAGCCACGGGACGAGCAGCGCGGTCGTGAACTCCTCCACGTCCGCGTCCGCCGACCGCACCAGCGCCGCCGACTGGAGGAACCCGGCGAACATCCCGTACATGCCGGTCAGCAGCGCCAGGTCGTACAGCGGGGCCCGGCCCGCGTCGTCGCCCAGACAGACCGCGCGGCCGAACACCTTCAGCACCTCGCGGTGCCCCTCGAAGGCGGGGGTGGAGCCGCTGTAGAGCACGAGGGCTTCCGGGCGGCCGATCATCGCGGGGACGGCCATGATGCCGCCGTCGAGGTACTCGGCGCCCAACGCCCGTACCTTGTCGGCCAGTTCGCGGGCCTCGTCCGGCGACCCGTTGGTGAGGTTCACGACGACGCGCCCGCGCAGGGCGTCCTGGGCGGCGTCGACGAGGGTGTGCACATCGGCGTACCCGAGGACGCAGAAGACCACCACCTCGGCGGCCCCGGCGGCCTCGGCGACGCTCCCGGCCCGCCGCGCCCCGCGCTCGACGAGCGGGTCCGCCTTCGCGGGGGTGCGGTTCCAGACGGTGGTGGTGTGCCCGGCGGCGAGGAGGGCGTCGGCGAGGGCGGTGCCCATGGCGCCCAGACCGACGACGGAAACGGAACTCATGGCGGAGTTCTCCTTGGGGAGGGGGAGTGGGATGGCGGAATCGCCGTGGTTCCGAGTCTCATGTGACGCGCCGGGGGCGACAAGTACCGACTTTTAAGTGCGTACTTACCGAAAGGTGCGTACGGCTGAGTGCGACTGCGTACGGAGGCGGGGCCCCGGGGGCGCCGGTAATCTCGTGCTCATGTCACCCCGCACGCCCCTGCCGCCACCCCCGCCCCCGGTCGAGATCCGTGCCTGGCCCGACCGGAACGCCCTGCTCGTGGACCGTGCGGGCGTCCTGAACGACCTGGTGGCACGGCAGTTGGGGCCGGGTCGGATCGCGGCGCACTGGGGCTGGGCGGTGCTGCTGGCCACCGGCTGGGCGTTCGTGGGGACGGCGGTCATCGCCTTCGCCGAGGCGCTGGACGTGCTGTCGATGCTGTTCGGCGTGATCTGCCTGGTGATCGGGCTGGGTGCGGTGGTGCCGACGGGAGTGGCGATCGTGGCGGGCCTGCGCAAGGACGCCAGGATCCGCCGACTGCTCGCCCAATGGGCGGAGTTGGACCGTCACCCGGCGGCCGACGCCCGGCTGCGTGCGCCCGGCCTGAGCCTGGCGTGGCTGCTGCCGGGCGGGCTGATGTGCGCGCTCGGCCTGTTCGTGTGCGTGACGGTCCCGGCGGCGGCGCGGCCGGGCCACGACACGTACGGCATGGTGGTCCTGACGATGGGCCTGGGCCTGGTGTGCTGGCTGACGGGCCTGATCGCCGTCACCAAGGCGCTCGCCCACCGCCGTTGGGCCCTACGACTCCTGCCGCCCGCGCACCTATCCTGAACGCACGTGCGTACGCCGCACGGTCTACGGGGGAAAGGCGGCAAATGATGGCATGGTACTGGTGGGTCCTCATAGTCTTCTGGATGGGAGGCTTCGGCTGGGCGGCCGACACGGGCCGCACGGCCCTGCGCACCCGCCACGAGCGCAAGCTCGAACGCCTGGAAGCGGCCAAGCGGGAACGCCTCGCCATCGAGACGGCCAACCGCCCCCCGGAGCCCGTCTGCGGTTGCACCCACCACCTCGCCAAGCACGACAAACAGGGCAAGTGCCACGAGCGCGTCGAGGTCCCGGTCGCCTGGGACGAGTCCAAGCACCCGCTCCGCTACGAGTCGGGCCAGTGCAACTGCCAGCAGTACGTGGGGCCGCAGCCGCTGTCCCAGGTGTTCGCGGAGGAGCTCACGGACTTGGCGTAGCCGGGGAAGTCCGGCAGGGCCGCCGGGTACGGCTGGACGGGGTCACCCCTGCCGTACCGGTCGGCCGATCAGCATCGTCGGGGCGCCCGCCACCCGGGTCAGGAACACCGTTGCCGAGCCCCGCCCCTGCAGCTTCATCTTGCGGCGCAGTTCCTCCGGTTCGACCGCCGAGCCGCGCTTCTTTACCGTCAGGATGCCGATCCCGCGCTCCCGCAGCAGTGCCTTCAGCTTCTTCATGTTGAAGGGGAGTTCGTCGGTGATCTCGTACGCGGTGGTGAACGGCGATTCGTACGGCTCGTCGCTCGTCACGTACGCGATGGTCTCGTCGATGAGGCGGCCGGCGCATGCCGTGACGATGTCGGCGACGAGGTGCGCGCGGATGACCGCGCCGTCCGGCTCGTAGAGATAGCGCCCGACCGGTCCGACCGGCGGCGCGGGCAGCGGGGCGGGCGTTCGCAGGGTGGCCTCGGCCGGGAGCAGGGTGGCGCGGACCGTGCCGGGCGTGCGGGCGTGCAGGGGGGCGTGCGCGCCCCCGAACCACAGCACCGCCTCCTTGACGTCGCCGCCGTCCGAGATCCACTCCGCCTCGGCCTCCGGCGGGACCGACTCGTGGGGGATGCCGGGGGCGATCTTCAGGGCGGCGAAGGGAGCCTTCTGGGCCGCGCCGACCGCCCAGGAGAGGGGAGGTGAATACGCCTCGGGGTCGAAGATCCGGCCGCGCCCGCCCCGCCGCGCTGGGTCCACGAACACCGCGTCCCACCCCGACGTGTCCACGTCCGTCACGTCCGCGCACCGCACCTCGATCAGCTCCGCGAGGCCCAGCGCCGCCGCGTTGGCGCGGGCGACCTCCGCCGTCAGCTCGTCGCGGTCCACCGCGAGTACGGAGATGCCCGCCCGGGCGAGGGCCAGCGCGTCGCCGCCGATGCCGCAGCACAGGTCGGCCACGCTCCGTACGCCCTGGGCGGCGAAGACGCGGGCGCGGTAGGCGGCCACCGAGGCGCGCGTCGACTGCTCGACGCCGTTGGGCGTGAAGAACATCCGGTACGCGTCGTCCGCGCCGAACTTCGCGACCGCGCGCTGCCGCAGCCGCGCCTGGGCCAGGGCGGCCGAGACCAGCTCGGGGGCGTACGTCCGGCGCAGCCGGGTCGCCACCGCCAGCTCCTGGGACGGGTCGTAGTCGCGGAGCGAGTCCAGCAGGCCCGTGCCCTCGGGGGTGAGCAGGGTGCGGAAGGTGTCGAGGTCGTTCACCCGCCCCATTGTGGGCCAGGCGGGGGACGGCGCGCGTCCGGTGTCGGGTGTCGCCTCCGGTATACCGCCCCGCACTGACAGGATGCGGCGGCATGCAGCTTGTACGACAAAAGGAAGATTTCAGGCGCGGTGGTATGCCGAAAGCGCCGCTCGTTCTGGTGGCCGGGCTCGTCGTCACCGCGCTCGCCTCCGGGTGCGCCGCCGAGGAGCCCCCCACCGGCCGACACGGGCACGGGCCCGGCGGCAAGGCCGCCGCCGGACCACAGGCCTACGACAACGACGCCGCCCGCGCCCTCGCCGGCTACTCCGCCCAGCTCAAGGAGGCCCAGGCCGCCCGGGTCGTCGCCGCCAAGAAGTGGAAACTGGCCAAGGTGCCGCTGGCCGCGCCCGCCCCGCCCGCCGTCAAACCGAAGATCACCAACCGGCCCGGCTTCGAAACGGACGGCGGCGACTCCCTGCCGCCCGTCTTCACGACCGTGCCGACCAAGGACCGGATCGTCTTCCTCACCATCGACGACGGGGCCGAGAAGGACCCCGAGCTGCTGAAGATGATGCGGGAACTGCGCATCCCCTACAGCGCGTTCCTCAGCGACTACCTCGTCCACACCGACTACCCGTACTTCAAGCGGATGCAGGGCCTGGGCGTCACGCTCAACAACCACACGCTCAACCACCGCTATATGCCCGCGCTCTCGTACGAGGAGCAGCGGCACGAGATCTGCGACCAGCAGGACAAGATCGGGAAATGGGCGGGCAAGCGGCCCCGGCTCTTCCGGCCGCCGTACGGCAACTACAACGAGGACACCCTGCGCGCGGCCCGGTCGTGCGGCGTCCAGGCGGTGCCGCTGTGGGCGGCGGAGGCGTTCCCCGACCACATGGAGTGGCGCGAGTGGGACCGGGATCTGCACCCCGGGGACATTGTGCTCACGCACTTCCGGGGGCGGGGGGACTGGAAGGGGACGATGCCGGACATGGTTCGGCAGGTGATGAAGGTGATTACGGACAAGGGGTATGCGGTGGCCCGGCTGGAGGATTACGTCTGACGCCGGTGGGGTCGGGGGCGTTTTCCCCCCACCCCGCCCGTTCCCCTAGACCCTCCGGGGGTGGGTGGGGGTGGAGGTGGGTTTCCCGGGGGCTGCGCCCCCGGACCCCGTTGCGGGGCCTGCGGCCCCTGCACCCCGCTTTCGGGGCTCCGCCCCGGACCCCGCTCCTCAAACGCCGGAGGGGCTGAATGTGCCCGGGCCCAGCCCCTCGCACGCCGGAGGGGCTGAATGTGCCCGGGCCCAGCCCCTCGCACGCCGGAGGGGCTGATTTTTGGCCGGTCCCCATCCCCCTAAGGGGCGCGGGGAACTGCGCGACCAGCCACACACAGCCCGCAGCCGAATCACACCGCCCCCCGAAGGGGACTGCGCCACCAGCCACACACAACCCGCAGCCGAATCACACCGCCCCCGAAGGGCTCGCCCGCCGTCTCCCCGCCCCATCGCTCACCCGGATCAGCAGCGCGATCATCACCCAGTTCGCCACCAGCGACGATCCCCCCTTCGCCAGGAACGGGAGCGCCTTGCCCGTGAGGGGGATCAGGCCGGTCACCCCGCCCACCACCACGAACACCTGGAGCGCGAGCGCCGCCGCCAGGCCCGTGGCCAGGAGTTTGCCGAAGGCGTCGTGGGCCGCCAGGGCCGTCCGCAGGCCCCGCTGGACCAGCAGTCCGTACAGCAGGAGCACCGCCATCACCCCGGCCATGCCCAGCTCCTCCCCGACCGTGGTCAGGATGAAGTCGCTGCGCCCCGCGAAGCCGACGAGTTCGGGGTGGCCCTCGCCGAGGCCCGTGCCGGTCATCCCGCCGCTGCCGAAGCTGAAGAGCCCTTGCGCCAGTTGGTCGGAGACGAGGCCGGGCGGGCGCTGCTCCGGCGGCAGGAAGACGTCGAAGGGGTGCAGCCAGGCCACGATCCGGCCTTTGACGTGCGGCTCGGTCGAGCCGACGACGTACGCCCCGACCGCCGCCATCAGCACCCCGCACACGACCCAACTGGTGCGTTCGGTCGCCACGTACAGCATGACCACGAAGAGCCCGAAGAAGATCAGCGAGGTGCCCAGGTCGCGTTCGAAGACGAGCACCAGCAGGCTCAGCACCCAGATCGCCACCAGCGGCGCCATCTGGCGGCCAGGCGGCAGCCTGATGCCCAGGACCTTGCGGCCGGTGAGCGCCAGCGAGTCGCGGTGGACCACCAGATAGCCCGCGAAGAACACCGTGATCATGATCTTCACGAACTCGCCGGGCTGGAGCGAGAACGGGCCGAGGTAGACCCAGCGCTTGGCGCCGTACGTGTCCGCGCCGAAGAACGACGGTGCCATCAGGAGGATCAGCGCCACCGCCATCGAGACGTAGATGTAGCGCTGGAGGCGCCGGTGGTCGCGCAGCAGCACCACGGTCAGCAGACAGCCCGCGAGCCCGATGACCGTCCACACCAGCTGCCCCGACGCGGTGGGCGCCGACTTGAACGCCTTCGCGTACGCCGGGTCGAGCCGGTAGAGCAGCACCAGGCCGAGCCCGGACAGGAGCACCGCCAGGGGCAGGATCAGCGGGTCCGCGTACGCCGCGAACCTCCGTACGGTCAGATGCCCGGCCAGTGACATCAGCGTCATGCTGACCGCGAACTCGGCCGTGGCGCGCGGCAGCCCGCCCGTCATCGCCGCCGACACACAGGCGTGGCCGCCGACCGTGACGATCACGACCAGCGCGAGCAGCAGCGCCTCGGTGCGGCGGCGGGCGGACGCGAGCGCCCGCCCCGGCCCGGCCTCACCCTGGCCGTCGCCGATGTCGATGTCGATGTCGCCGTCCGCTCGGGGCCCGGTTCCCGTATCCGTACGCATCGTCCTCATCGGTCTGACCTT
Protein-coding sequences here:
- a CDS encoding YciI family protein, yielding MPRYLSMVRINETDAPAEGPSAELMERMGSLIEEMTKAGVLLDTAGLTPTAQGTRVTWSGGKLSTTDGPFTESKEVVGGYALMQCKDKAEAIEWAKRFLTIHEEHWTVTSEIREIFEG
- a CDS encoding RNA polymerase sigma factor is translated as MSTEKDAVEAVFRIESPRVIAAVARIVRDVGIAEELAQDALVAALERWPETGVPDNPGAWLTATARHRAVDLVRRRETYARKLAEIGRDLDEAVAEPEFAVAEDPDAIDDDLLRLIFTACHPVLSTEARIALTLRLLGGLTTDEIARALLAQEPTVAQRISRAKRSLARAGVPFEVPYGPERAARLASVLEVVYLVFNEGYSATAGDDLVRPALCEDALRLVRVLAGLVPEEPEVHALAALLEIQASRTHTRTDATGAPVLLADQNRSRWNRLLIRRGFAALTRAGELGGAPGPYALQAAIAACHAQAASYEETDWAAIATLYRRLAAIAPSPVVELNRAVAVSMAEGPAAGLAIVDALAADPALRGYHLLPSVRGDLLRRLGRTEEARAEFTRAAELTRNERERELLRARAAG
- a CDS encoding VOC family protein; the encoded protein is MSAQKITTFLWFEDKAEEAARFYVSVFGGDSRIVETTRYPEAIPDQGGSVMTVVFELAGQQYTVLNGGKQNWSFNESISLSVDCGSQEEVDDLWAKLTADGGEPGPCGWLKDKYGLSWQIVPRYLSERISSDDRAAVDRMVGAMMKMGKLDVAALKAAYEGE
- a CDS encoding NAD(P)-dependent oxidoreductase: MSSVSVVGLGAMGTALADALLAAGHTTTVWNRTPAKADPLVERGARRAGSVAEAAGAAEVVVFCVLGYADVHTLVDAAQDALRGRVVVNLTNGSPDEARELADKVRALGAEYLDGGIMAVPAMIGRPEALVLYSGSTPAFEGHREVLKVFGRAVCLGDDAGRAPLYDLALLTGMYGMFAGFLQSAALVRSADADVEEFTTALLVPWLHAMTGALPEMAAQAAKGAYPAAGSNLAMQVAHDALGDLGRAQGVSTELLAPLFELMRRRVADGHGDEGLAGVVELLHRP
- a CDS encoding methyltransferase domain-containing protein → MNDLDTFRTLLTPEGTGLLDSLRDYDPSQELAVATRLRRTYAPELVSAALAQARLRQRAVAKFGADDAYRMFFTPNGVEQSTRASVAAYRARVFAAQGVRSVADLCCGIGGDALALARAGISVLAVDRDELTAEVARANAAALGLAELIEVRCADVTDVDTSGWDAVFVDPARRGGRGRIFDPEAYSPPLSWAVGAAQKAPFAALKIAPGIPHESVPPEAEAEWISDGGDVKEAVLWFGGAHAPLHARTPGTVRATLLPAEATLRTPAPLPAPPVGPVGRYLYEPDGAVIRAHLVADIVTACAGRLIDETIAYVTSDEPYESPFTTAYEITDELPFNMKKLKALLRERGIGILTVKKRGSAVEPEELRRKMKLQGRGSATVFLTRVAGAPTMLIGRPVRQG
- a CDS encoding polysaccharide deacetylase family protein, which translates into the protein MQLVRQKEDFRRGGMPKAPLVLVAGLVVTALASGCAAEEPPTGRHGHGPGGKAAAGPQAYDNDAARALAGYSAQLKEAQAARVVAAKKWKLAKVPLAAPAPPAVKPKITNRPGFETDGGDSLPPVFTTVPTKDRIVFLTIDDGAEKDPELLKMMRELRIPYSAFLSDYLVHTDYPYFKRMQGLGVTLNNHTLNHRYMPALSYEEQRHEICDQQDKIGKWAGKRPRLFRPPYGNYNEDTLRAARSCGVQAVPLWAAEAFPDHMEWREWDRDLHPGDIVLTHFRGRGDWKGTMPDMVRQVMKVITDKGYAVARLEDYV
- a CDS encoding FtsW/RodA/SpoVE family cell cycle protein — translated: MRTDTGTGPRADGDIDIDIGDGQGEAGPGRALASARRRTEALLLALVVIVTVGGHACVSAAMTGGLPRATAEFAVSMTLMSLAGHLTVRRFAAYADPLILPLAVLLSGLGLVLLYRLDPAYAKAFKSAPTASGQLVWTVIGLAGCLLTVVLLRDHRRLQRYIYVSMAVALILLMAPSFFGADTYGAKRWVYLGPFSLQPGEFVKIMITVFFAGYLVVHRDSLALTGRKVLGIRLPPGRQMAPLVAIWVLSLLVLVFERDLGTSLIFFGLFVVMLYVATERTSWVVCGVLMAAVGAYVVGSTEPHVKGRIVAWLHPFDVFLPPEQRPPGLVSDQLAQGLFSFGSGGMTGTGLGEGHPELVGFAGRSDFILTTVGEELGMAGVMAVLLLYGLLVQRGLRTALAAHDAFGKLLATGLAAALALQVFVVVGGVTGLIPLTGKALPFLAKGGSSLVANWVMIALLIRVSDGAGRRRASPSGAV